Proteins found in one Litorihabitans aurantiacus genomic segment:
- a CDS encoding DUF7507 domain-containing protein has product MTPPPVTTEHPVPGFELAKTASPPSGSTVQAGDTITYTVTGTNTGATALDPVTITDDLSDVLVGATPTGTPAATVGDAPTLDGTTLNWTGALAVGQSVTLTYTVTVDDDVAAATILTNTVNGSAQPPGPVPPLTPPPVSTQHPVPGFELTKTADPASGSTVNGGDTITYTVTGTNTGATVLDPVTITDDLSAVLSDAELTGTPTATVGDAPTLAGTTLTWTGALAVGGSVTLTYTVTVDDDVAAGTVLTNTVTGSAQPPVDPEDPDRPVPPLTPPPVSTEHPVPGFEVTKSSDPTTGSTVRAGDTITYTVTGTNTGATVLDPVTLTDDLSAVLTGATLTGAPTASLGDAPVLAGTTLTWTGSLAVDESVTLTYTVTVDDDVAAGTILTNTVTGVAQPRGTRRTRTTRCPRSPRPRSRPSTRCPVSPSRRRPTPPPAPSSRAVTRSPTPSPAPTPAPRSWTRSR; this is encoded by the coding sequence ATCACGCCGCCACCGGTCACGACCGAGCACCCGGTCCCCGGCTTCGAGCTCGCGAAGACCGCGAGCCCGCCGTCCGGCTCGACCGTCCAGGCGGGCGACACCATCACCTACACCGTGACCGGCACCAACACCGGCGCCACCGCGCTCGACCCGGTCACGATCACCGACGACCTGTCCGACGTGCTGGTCGGCGCGACGCCGACCGGCACCCCCGCCGCGACCGTCGGTGACGCACCGACCCTGGACGGGACGACCCTCAACTGGACGGGTGCGCTCGCCGTCGGCCAGTCCGTCACCCTGACGTACACGGTCACGGTGGACGACGACGTCGCGGCCGCCACGATCCTGACCAACACCGTCAACGGTTCGGCGCAGCCGCCGGGACCCGTCCCGCCGCTCACGCCGCCCCCGGTCTCGACGCAGCACCCCGTGCCCGGCTTCGAGCTGACGAAGACGGCCGACCCCGCCTCGGGGTCCACGGTGAACGGTGGCGACACGATCACGTACACCGTGACGGGCACCAACACCGGGGCGACCGTGCTCGACCCGGTCACCATCACGGACGACCTCTCCGCGGTGCTGTCCGACGCCGAGCTCACGGGTACCCCGACGGCGACGGTGGGCGACGCCCCCACGCTCGCGGGCACGACGCTGACCTGGACGGGCGCTCTCGCCGTCGGCGGGTCCGTCACGCTCACCTACACGGTCACGGTGGACGACGACGTCGCCGCCGGGACCGTCCTGACCAACACGGTCACCGGCTCCGCGCAGCCGCCGGTCGACCCGGAGGACCCGGACCGACCGGTTCCGCCCCTCACACCGCCGCCGGTCTCGACCGAGCACCCCGTGCCGGGCTTCGAGGTCACCAAGTCCTCGGACCCCACCACCGGTTCCACGGTCCGGGCGGGCGACACGATCACGTACACCGTGACCGGCACGAACACCGGCGCCACGGTCCTGGACCCGGTCACCCTCACCGACGACCTCTCCGCCGTGCTGACGGGTGCCACCCTCACGGGCGCACCGACCGCCTCGCTCGGCGACGCCCCGGTCCTGGCCGGGACGACGCTGACCTGGACCGGATCGCTCGCCGTCGACGAGTCCGTCACCCTGACCTACACGGTCACGGTGGACGACGACGTCGCGGCCGGCACGATCCTGACCAACACGGTCACCGGTGTGGCGCAGCCCCGGGGGACCCGGAGGACCCGGACAACCCGGTGCCCCCGATCACCCCGCCCCCGGTCTCGACCGAGCACCCGGTGCCCGGTTTCACCGTCGCGAAGGCGTCCGACCCCGCCTCCGGCACCCTCGTCGAGGGCGGTGACACGATCACCTACACCGTCACCGGCACCAACACCGGCGCCACGATCCTGGACCCGGTCACGCTGA
- a CDS encoding isopeptide-forming domain-containing fimbrial protein, whose amino-acid sequence MQGGDTITYTVTGTNTGATELDPVVITDDLSDVLTGATLTGAPTASTGDAPELTGTTLTWTGALAVGESVTLTYTVTVNEDVAAGTILVNAVEGSAQPPGDPEDPDNPVPPITPPPVSTEHPVPGFEITKTSSPASGSTVNGGDTITYTVTGTNTGATVLDPVTLTDDMAAVLDAAAYNGDAVALVGDTETGTVALDGTTLTWTGALAVDQSVTLTYSVTVNDDVAAGTVLTNSVTGEAQPPGDPEDPDNPVPPITPPPVTTEHPVPGFEITKTSDPASGSTVRAGDTITYTVTGTNTGATVLDPVTLTDDMAAVLNAATYDGDAVATIGGAEAGTVTLDGTTLTWTGALAVDQEVTLTYSVTVNADVAAATVLTNTVTGVAQPPIDPENPDRPVPPLTPPPVSTEHEVPPAPDAPPSPTPTPTPTPTPTPTPTPPSPSSPPVAPAPPRPPLAITGADVMWGLAAAALLVAAGTGVVVTRRRRAEQSQGD is encoded by the coding sequence GTGCAGGGTGGCGACACCATCACGTACACCGTCACCGGCACCAACACCGGCGCCACCGAGCTCGACCCGGTCGTGATCACGGACGACCTGTCCGACGTGCTCACCGGCGCGACCCTCACGGGCGCACCGACGGCCTCGACCGGCGACGCCCCGGAGCTCACCGGCACCACGCTCACGTGGACCGGCGCCCTCGCCGTCGGCGAGTCCGTCACCCTGACCTACACGGTCACCGTGAACGAGGACGTCGCGGCCGGCACGATCCTGGTGAACGCGGTCGAGGGCTCGGCCCAGCCCCCGGGTGACCCGGAGGACCCGGACAACCCGGTCCCGCCGATCACCCCGCCCCCGGTCAGCACCGAGCACCCCGTGCCCGGCTTCGAGATCACCAAGACCTCCAGCCCGGCCTCCGGCTCGACCGTCAACGGCGGCGACACCATCACCTACACCGTCACCGGCACCAACACCGGCGCCACGGTCCTGGACCCGGTCACGCTGACCGACGACATGGCCGCCGTGCTGGACGCCGCCGCCTACAACGGCGACGCCGTCGCCCTCGTCGGTGACACCGAGACCGGAACCGTCGCCCTCGACGGGACCACCCTCACCTGGACCGGCGCCCTCGCCGTCGACCAGAGCGTCACCCTGACCTACTCGGTCACCGTGAACGACGACGTCGCCGCCGGCACCGTCCTGACCAACAGCGTCACGGGAGAGGCGCAGCCCCCGGGCGACCCGGAGGACCCGGACAACCCGGTGCCGCCGATCACCCCGCCCCCGGTCACCACCGAGCACCCCGTGCCCGGCTTCGAGATCACCAAGACCTCCGACCCGGCCAGCGGCTCCACCGTCCGAGCCGGTGACACGATCACCTACACCGTCACGGGCACCAACACCGGCGCCACCGTGCTCGACCCGGTCACCCTGACCGACGACATGGCCGCCGTCCTGAACGCCGCCACCTACGACGGCGACGCCGTCGCCACCATCGGCGGCGCGGAGGCGGGCACCGTCACCCTCGACGGGACCACGCTCACCTGGACCGGCGCGCTCGCCGTCGACCAGGAGGTCACCCTGACCTACTCGGTCACCGTGAACGCGGACGTCGCCGCCGCCACCGTCCTGACCAACACGGTCACGGGCGTGGCCCAGCCCCCGATCGATCCGGAGAACCCGGACCGGCCGGTCCCGCCGCTCACCCCGCCCCCGGTCTCGACCGAGCACGAGGTGCCGCCGGCACCCGACGCTCCCCCGAGCCCGACGCCCACCCCCACCCCGACGCCGACGCCGACGCCGACGCCCACCCCGCCGTCGCCGTCGTCCCCGCCGGTGGCGCCCGCTCCCCCGCGACCGCCGCTCGCGATCACGGGTGCGGACGTGATGTGGGGCCTCGCCGCCGCGGCGCTCCTCGTGGCCGCGGGCACCGGCGTCGTCGTCACGCGACGCCGCCGGGCGGAGCAGTCGCAGGGCGACTGA
- a CDS encoding LapA family protein yields MTTPTSPQPQPDRTPLPPTVAAPDVEPSPRSTGTPGTTPSGTTSSPRTGAGTTAPGAGSDKTSAKPTGKGGRDGRPAAGKRTDDALHTRTASVWVGLIVGVLVLIALVIFLLQNTEMVEVNFLGATGTAPLAVVCLIAGIGVGLVVLVVGALRIGQLRRRVKHDRQGR; encoded by the coding sequence ATGACGACCCCCACCAGCCCGCAGCCGCAGCCCGACCGCACGCCGCTCCCGCCCACGGTCGCGGCACCCGACGTCGAACCGTCGCCGCGATCGACCGGGACCCCGGGCACCACGCCGTCGGGTACGACGTCCTCGCCCCGCACGGGCGCGGGCACGACCGCCCCGGGAGCCGGCAGCGACAAGACTTCGGCCAAGCCGACCGGCAAGGGCGGCCGGGACGGACGCCCCGCGGCCGGCAAGCGCACCGACGACGCCCTGCACACCCGGACCGCCTCGGTCTGGGTGGGCCTCATCGTCGGCGTGCTCGTGCTGATCGCCCTGGTGATCTTTCTGCTGCAGAACACCGAGATGGTCGAGGTCAACTTCCTGGGCGCGACCGGGACGGCGCCGCTCGCCGTCGTCTGCCTGATCGCCGGGATCGGCGTGGGTCTCGTGGTCCTCGTGGTCGGTGCGCTGCGGATCGGTCAGCTGCGCCGTCGGGTCAAGCACGACCGCCAGGGCCGCTGA
- a CDS encoding LLM class F420-dependent oxidoreductase yields MSARFGYTLMTEQSGPLDLVRYATAAERIGFDFEVSSDHYSPWLTSQGHAPYAWTVLGAVAQATERVELMTYVTCPTIRYHPAVVAQKAATLQLLSEGRFTLGLGSGESLNEHVVGDGWPSVHERQDMLEEAVTIIRELHTGELVTWEGDHFRVDSARVWDVPDGGVPIALAVSGEQSVERFAPLGDHLVAVEPDAELVADWDARHPGGASRKIGQVPISWDPDRDVAIERAHEQFRWFAGGWSVNADLPTPAGFAGATQFVRPEDVAHSIACGPDLDELAASVVPFLEAGFTDVALVQIGDVAQQRFLDEAAGPLLEKVRALAG; encoded by the coding sequence ATGTCCGCACGATTCGGCTACACCCTCATGACCGAGCAGAGCGGTCCGCTCGACCTGGTCCGCTACGCCACCGCCGCCGAGCGGATCGGCTTCGACTTCGAGGTCTCCAGCGACCACTACTCCCCCTGGCTCACGAGCCAGGGCCACGCGCCCTACGCGTGGACGGTGCTCGGCGCCGTCGCGCAGGCGACCGAGCGCGTCGAGCTCATGACGTACGTGACGTGCCCGACGATCCGGTACCACCCCGCCGTCGTGGCGCAGAAGGCCGCGACCCTGCAGCTGCTGAGCGAGGGCCGCTTCACCCTCGGTCTCGGTTCGGGCGAGAGCCTGAACGAGCACGTGGTCGGCGACGGGTGGCCCTCGGTGCACGAGCGCCAGGACATGCTCGAGGAGGCCGTGACGATCATCCGCGAGCTGCACACCGGCGAGCTCGTGACCTGGGAGGGCGACCACTTCCGCGTCGACTCGGCCCGGGTCTGGGACGTGCCCGACGGCGGTGTCCCGATCGCCCTGGCGGTCTCGGGCGAGCAGTCCGTGGAGCGCTTCGCGCCCCTGGGCGACCACCTCGTGGCCGTCGAGCCCGACGCCGAGCTCGTCGCCGACTGGGACGCGCGCCACCCCGGCGGCGCCTCCCGCAAGATCGGCCAGGTGCCGATCAGCTGGGACCCCGACCGCGACGTCGCGATCGAGCGCGCGCACGAGCAGTTCCGCTGGTTCGCGGGCGGCTGGAGCGTGAACGCCGACCTGCCGACGCCGGCGGGCTTCGCGGGGGCGACCCAGTTCGTGCGACCCGAGGACGTCGCGCACAGCATCGCGTGCGGACCGGACCTCGACGAGCTCGCGGCGAGCGTGGTCCCGTTCCTCGAGGCGGGTTTCACCGACGTCGCGCTCGTCCAGATCGGCGACGTCGCCCAGCAGCGCTTCCTGGACGAGGCGGCCGGGCCACTCCTGGAGAAGGTCCGCGCGCTGGCGGGCTGA
- a CDS encoding carbohydrate ABC transporter permease: MPEATATGVPTTAVASAPAPVRSRARRPGARAEALAAYGFLTPSYVLLGIFVLLPLAGALLVSLQRTDGFGTGEFVGLANYSRLLGDALFWRSLGNTVLFTAIVTPASMLLGLLIAVLLNTALPARGIFRSLIILPMAVSGVATGLIGVLVFDQNSGILNRLLGTVGIDPITWQSDAVPAFVTIVVATVWWRTGFTMLIYLAGLQGIGPDLYEAARLDGANAVQRFRNVTVPLLGPTTFFLGVLNVIYSFQVFDIVFVLTGGGPAGATSVLVTYAYETGFVTRDQGYAAAIGFVLLLFAMMFAAAQWRASRTREVTE, from the coding sequence GTGCCTGAGGCGACCGCGACGGGCGTGCCGACCACCGCCGTCGCGTCCGCACCGGCGCCGGTGCGATCCCGCGCCCGGCGCCCCGGCGCCCGTGCCGAGGCGCTCGCGGCCTACGGCTTCCTGACGCCGAGCTACGTGCTGCTCGGCATCTTCGTGCTGCTCCCGCTCGCCGGTGCGCTGCTCGTCAGCCTGCAGCGGACCGACGGGTTCGGCACGGGGGAGTTCGTCGGCCTCGCGAACTACTCGCGGCTGCTGGGGGACGCGCTGTTCTGGCGCTCGCTCGGCAACACCGTGCTGTTCACCGCGATCGTCACCCCGGCCTCGATGCTGCTGGGTCTGCTGATCGCGGTGCTGCTCAACACGGCGCTGCCCGCACGGGGGATCTTCCGCTCGCTCATCATCCTGCCGATGGCGGTCTCGGGAGTGGCGACCGGCCTCATCGGGGTCCTCGTGTTCGACCAGAACTCCGGCATCCTCAACCGCCTGCTCGGCACGGTCGGGATCGACCCGATCACGTGGCAGTCCGACGCCGTGCCCGCCTTCGTGACGATCGTGGTGGCCACCGTGTGGTGGCGCACGGGGTTCACCATGCTCATCTACCTCGCGGGGCTGCAGGGCATCGGGCCCGACCTTTACGAGGCCGCGCGCCTCGACGGCGCGAACGCGGTGCAGCGGTTCCGCAACGTGACCGTTCCCCTGCTGGGGCCCACCACGTTCTTCCTCGGCGTCCTCAACGTCATCTACTCCTTCCAGGTGTTCGACATCGTGTTCGTCCTCACCGGTGGCGGGCCGGCCGGGGCGACGTCGGTCCTGGTGACCTACGCCTACGAGACCGGGTTCGTCACGCGCGACCAGGGCTACGCCGCGGCGATCGGCTTCGTGCTGCTGCTGTTCGCGATGATGTTCGCCGCCGCGCAGTGGCGCGCGAGCCGGACCCGGGAGGTGACCGAGTGA
- a CDS encoding type 1 glutamine amidotransferase domain-containing protein has protein sequence MTDLTGKRVAFVATNGFEDSELFDPWTAVTSSGATAVLVSTEAGTITGKNGGEAEVGVTTAEADAGDYDALVLPGGVVNSDDIRLDADAVALVKALVTAAKPVGVICHGAWILADADVLRGRTITSFPTLRTDLTNAGATWVDEEVVCDQGLVSSRTPKDLPAFNDKLVEEIAEGVHPQREA, from the coding sequence ATGACTGATCTCACCGGCAAGCGCGTGGCGTTCGTCGCCACGAACGGCTTCGAGGACTCCGAGCTCTTCGACCCCTGGACCGCCGTCACCTCCAGCGGCGCGACGGCGGTGCTCGTCTCGACCGAGGCGGGCACGATCACCGGCAAGAACGGCGGCGAGGCCGAGGTGGGGGTCACGACGGCGGAGGCCGACGCCGGCGACTACGACGCCCTGGTGCTGCCGGGCGGCGTGGTGAACAGCGACGACATCCGGCTCGACGCCGACGCCGTCGCGCTCGTGAAGGCGCTCGTGACCGCCGCGAAGCCGGTCGGGGTCATCTGCCACGGCGCGTGGATCCTGGCCGACGCCGACGTCCTGCGCGGCCGCACGATCACCTCCTTCCCGACCCTGCGCACTGATCTGACGAACGCCGGTGCGACCTGGGTCGACGAGGAGGTGGTCTGCGACCAGGGGCTCGTCTCCAGCCGGACGCCGAAGGACCTGCCCGCGTTCAACGACAAGCTGGTGGAGGAGATCGCCGAGGGCGTGCACCCGCAGCGCGAGGCCTGA
- a CDS encoding SRPBCC family protein, whose translation MRSIHVSRVVAASAEEVYAVASDPDRLPAWASGLASADVVREGDLLHVASPMGKVTVRFVSRNDLGVLDHDVTLPDGTVVTNPMRVVAHPDGAEVLFTVRQLAMSDAELERDAGVVAADLERLAALVERRA comes from the coding sequence ATGCGCAGCATCCACGTCAGCAGGGTCGTCGCCGCCTCGGCCGAGGAGGTCTACGCGGTCGCGTCCGATCCGGACCGCCTCCCGGCATGGGCGTCGGGCCTGGCGAGCGCCGACGTCGTGCGCGAGGGCGACCTTCTGCATGTGGCCTCCCCGATGGGAAAGGTCACGGTGCGCTTCGTTTCACGCAACGACCTGGGGGTGCTCGACCACGACGTGACGCTGCCGGACGGCACGGTCGTCACGAACCCGATGCGGGTCGTGGCGCACCCCGACGGCGCCGAGGTCCTGTTCACGGTGCGCCAGCTCGCGATGTCCGACGCCGAGCTCGAGCGGGACGCGGGAGTCGTCGCGGCGGACCTCGAGCGGCTCGCCGCGCTCGTGGAGCGGCGCGCCTGA
- a CDS encoding DUF7507 domain-containing protein codes for MSAALIAFPLLAGVAPAVAEPQVAGTTTAPAAAPTDGSSPTPASASSPDAATAPGDGSTGAPADAPATGTTSSGAATSDTGSDDTGSDAVAPDAAAPSTDAARSGAPTPADVPAATSAPSDTDGAVSPMSVPVPPAGSAVISVRVGGDRQPDTSVAGLPGVTLALFGAGTPNAGSLTAPTQGTPGPAYDPSWAWSRCTSDADGDCNFVIPIRPGAPSATGVPQDTRFWVQQVGASPANYYSNPTVRLGGFLATPEFAWGYRFRTGTELRAGATYRSTDPLLPDASWTDANEGDRGFMRNRTDASAEGQERSNIGRTTGVWSQSRVNPTPARQCGIDVAVVTDTSGSLGPGGIADAKAAMDAFVDGFRGTPTRMSFFSFSTTSPGTLASNHPAPLRVTTEAEAATAKAQYAGWQSQGGTNWGRGFFEAASAATDYDLVVLLTDGNPTMVGPNPPSSSSTYNSYQDIDGGIASANAVKATGAMVLAVGVGPGLTANSELNLRAISGTTRGTDYLRFSDFDQAAAALEALAQGDCQGSIEVRKMIVPQGGTIDQATPAPAGWEFTGSSTAPGTQVTDPTTVTTQEGGDGRVTFGLNFVSPADSGAVQILETQQPGYELVPVDGANAVCLDESGAQVPVTNAGTATTPGFSVVGARDVQVSCTVYNLLTPAPGFEVTKTADPASGTSVRGGDTITYTVTGSNTGNTTLDPVSLTDDLSGVLEHATITAGPTASAGAAPVLTGTSLAWNGTLAPGTSVSLTYTVTLDDDVAPGTVVANVAQGSGTPPVGPRSRRHRSRPSTRSPASSSRRPRARRPARPSRRATPSPTP; via the coding sequence TTGTCCGCAGCGCTGATCGCATTCCCGCTCCTCGCGGGAGTGGCCCCCGCCGTCGCCGAGCCGCAGGTCGCCGGCACCACCACGGCACCGGCCGCCGCACCGACGGACGGTTCCTCGCCGACGCCCGCGTCGGCGTCCTCCCCGGACGCGGCCACCGCCCCCGGTGACGGCTCCACGGGTGCGCCCGCGGACGCACCGGCCACCGGCACCACATCGTCCGGCGCCGCCACGTCCGACACCGGCTCGGACGACACCGGCTCGGACGCCGTCGCGCCCGACGCGGCCGCGCCGTCGACGGATGCCGCCCGCTCCGGCGCGCCGACGCCCGCGGACGTTCCGGCCGCCACGAGCGCACCGTCCGACACCGACGGCGCGGTGAGCCCGATGTCCGTCCCGGTTCCGCCTGCCGGGAGCGCGGTCATCTCCGTCCGTGTGGGCGGCGACCGCCAGCCCGACACCTCGGTGGCCGGCCTACCCGGGGTGACGCTGGCTCTGTTCGGAGCCGGGACCCCCAACGCCGGCTCGCTGACGGCACCGACGCAGGGGACCCCCGGCCCGGCGTACGACCCGAGCTGGGCGTGGAGCCGCTGCACCTCGGACGCCGACGGTGACTGCAACTTCGTCATCCCGATCCGCCCCGGGGCACCGTCTGCCACCGGCGTGCCCCAGGACACGCGGTTCTGGGTGCAGCAGGTCGGGGCCTCGCCCGCGAACTACTACAGCAACCCGACCGTCCGTCTCGGCGGATTCCTCGCAACCCCGGAGTTCGCGTGGGGCTACCGCTTCCGGACCGGGACGGAGCTGCGTGCCGGTGCCACCTACCGCTCGACCGACCCTCTCCTGCCGGACGCGTCGTGGACCGACGCGAACGAGGGCGATCGCGGCTTCATGCGGAACCGGACCGATGCGAGCGCGGAGGGCCAGGAGCGCTCGAACATCGGCCGTACCACCGGCGTGTGGAGCCAGTCGCGCGTCAACCCGACGCCTGCGCGCCAGTGCGGCATCGACGTCGCCGTCGTGACCGACACCTCGGGCTCGCTCGGCCCGGGCGGGATCGCCGATGCGAAGGCCGCGATGGACGCCTTCGTCGACGGGTTCCGCGGGACGCCCACGCGGATGTCCTTCTTCTCCTTCTCGACCACCAGCCCGGGAACCCTCGCGAGCAACCACCCCGCCCCGCTCCGCGTCACCACCGAGGCGGAGGCCGCGACTGCCAAGGCCCAGTACGCGGGATGGCAGTCGCAGGGCGGGACGAACTGGGGACGTGGCTTCTTCGAGGCGGCGTCCGCGGCGACGGACTACGACCTGGTCGTGCTGCTGACGGACGGTAACCCGACCATGGTCGGACCCAACCCGCCCTCGAGCTCGAGCACGTACAACAGCTACCAGGACATCGACGGCGGCATCGCGTCCGCCAACGCGGTGAAGGCCACCGGCGCCATGGTGCTGGCCGTCGGCGTCGGGCCGGGTCTCACCGCCAACAGCGAGCTCAACCTGCGTGCCATCTCGGGCACGACCCGCGGCACCGACTACCTGCGTTTCTCGGACTTCGACCAGGCGGCCGCCGCGCTCGAGGCGCTCGCGCAGGGCGACTGCCAGGGCAGCATCGAGGTGCGCAAGATGATCGTCCCGCAGGGCGGCACGATCGACCAGGCGACCCCCGCCCCCGCCGGCTGGGAGTTCACGGGCTCCTCGACGGCGCCCGGTACGCAGGTCACCGACCCCACGACCGTGACGACGCAGGAGGGCGGTGACGGTCGCGTCACGTTCGGCCTCAACTTCGTCAGCCCGGCCGACTCCGGTGCCGTGCAGATCCTCGAGACCCAGCAGCCGGGCTACGAGCTCGTGCCGGTGGACGGGGCCAACGCCGTCTGCCTCGACGAGTCCGGTGCGCAGGTGCCGGTGACCAACGCCGGGACGGCGACCACCCCCGGCTTCTCGGTGGTCGGCGCCCGTGACGTGCAGGTGAGCTGCACGGTCTACAACCTCCTGACGCCCGCCCCGGGCTTCGAGGTCACCAAGACCGCCGACCCCGCCTCCGGCACCAGCGTCCGCGGCGGCGACACCATCACCTACACGGTGACGGGCAGCAACACGGGCAACACGACGCTCGACCCCGTCTCGCTCACGGACGACCTCTCGGGCGTGCTCGAGCACGCCACGATCACCGCCGGACCCACCGCGTCCGCCGGGGCCGCGCCCGTCCTCACGGGGACGTCCCTGGCCTGGAACGGCACGCTCGCCCCCGGCACGTCGGTCTCGCTCACCTACACCGTGACGCTGGACGACGACGTCGCCCCCGGCACGGTGGTCGCCAACGTGGCGCAGGGCTCCGGCACACCGCCGGTCGGCCCCCGATCACGCCGCCACCGGTCACGACCGAGCACCCGGTCCCCGGCTTCGAGCTCGCGAAGACCGCGAGCCCGCCGTCCGGCTCGACCGTCCAGGCGGGCGACACCATCACCTACACCGTGA
- a CDS encoding isopeptide-forming domain-containing fimbrial protein yields the protein MPGFEITKASSPVSGSTVDAGDTITYTVTGTNTGATALDPVVITDDLSDVLTGATLTGAPTASTGDAPELTGTTLTWTGALAVGESVTLTYTVTVNEDVAAGTILTNTVQGSAQPPATRRTRTTRSRRSPRPPSPRSTPCPASRSPRPRTRPPAPRCRVATPSRTPSPAPTPAPPSSTRS from the coding sequence GTGCCCGGCTTCGAGATCACCAAGGCCTCCAGCCCGGTCTCCGGCTCGACCGTCGACGCCGGCGACACCATCACGTACACGGTGACCGGCACCAACACCGGCGCCACCGCGCTCGACCCGGTCGTGATCACGGACGACCTGTCCGACGTGCTCACCGGCGCGACCCTCACGGGCGCACCGACGGCCTCGACCGGCGACGCCCCGGAGCTCACCGGCACCACGCTCACGTGGACCGGCGCCCTCGCCGTCGGCGAGTCCGTCACCCTGACCTACACGGTCACCGTGAACGAGGACGTCGCGGCCGGCACGATCCTGACCAACACGGTCCAGGGCTCCGCGCAGCCCCCGGCGACCCGGAGGACCCGGACAACCCGGTCCCGCCGATCACCCCGCCCCCCGTCACCACGCAGCACCCCGTGCCCGGCTTCGAGATCACCAAGACCTCGAACCCGACCACCGGCTCCACGGTGCAGGGTGGCGACACCATCACGTACACCGTCACCGGCACCAACACCGGCGCCACCGAGCTCGACCCGGTCGTGA
- a CDS encoding carbohydrate ABC transporter permease — protein sequence MTLENFERVFSSFPVATWFSNSVAISLVVMVLSVSTSLLAGYAFSHLRFRGSTALFFVALATIVLPVQVIMVGLFRIITETNLYGTYWAVILPTTANAFGLFLARQFLQGIPRELIEAARLDGAGHLTTFVRIVLPLARPLIAVLAFMSLLSSWNDFAWPLIALRENRLFTLPIGLLYLQGQANSDYGATMAFALVNIVPIALVFLLFQRYFIAGFARSGIR from the coding sequence GTGACGCTGGAGAACTTCGAGCGCGTCTTCTCCTCGTTCCCGGTGGCGACCTGGTTCAGCAACTCCGTCGCGATCTCGCTCGTGGTGATGGTGCTGTCGGTCAGCACGAGCCTGCTCGCCGGGTATGCGTTCTCGCACCTGCGCTTCCGCGGGTCGACGGCGCTGTTCTTCGTCGCGCTCGCCACGATCGTGCTCCCGGTGCAGGTGATCATGGTCGGCCTGTTCCGGATCATCACCGAGACGAACCTCTACGGCACGTACTGGGCCGTGATCCTGCCGACGACGGCGAACGCGTTCGGCCTGTTCCTGGCCCGCCAGTTCCTCCAGGGCATCCCGCGCGAGCTGATCGAGGCGGCGCGGCTCGACGGCGCGGGTCACCTCACGACGTTCGTGCGGATCGTGCTGCCGCTCGCCCGGCCGCTGATCGCGGTGCTCGCGTTCATGAGCCTGCTGTCCTCGTGGAACGACTTCGCCTGGCCGCTGATCGCGCTGCGCGAGAACCGGCTGTTCACCCTGCCGATCGGACTGCTCTACCTGCAGGGGCAGGCGAACAGCGACTACGGCGCCACGATGGCGTTCGCGCTGGTCAACATCGTCCCGATCGCGCTGGTCTTCCTGCTGTTCCAGCGCTACTTCATCGCGGGGTTCGCGCGCAGCGGCATCCGCTGA